Within the Desulfobacterales bacterium genome, the region CGCCGGCGATCACGGCTGTGCAGCCGGCCAGGAGAATGGCGATACAGGTGTTGCGAAGACCGCTCATGGCATGGAGGTCGCCCAGGTTCATGAAGACATCATCGGGCTGCCATTTGAAAAGATCCACCACCAGGGCACCGCTCCGGTACAGGGCGCCATGGGAGAGCATGACCCCCTTTGCAACACCGGTGGAGCCGGAGGTGTAGAGGATGACCGCGGTCTGTTCGTCGCTGACGACACGGGGGGAATAGGCCGGGGGAAATGTTCCTGCCTCTTCGAGCCAGAAGGAAAAGAGGGGGAAATCGGCTGCACCAGCCGGTTCGTCATAGATGACAATCTCCGTGTCGCCGGCAGGACGGGCGGCGGCCATGATTTTGCGTCGATCATGGTCCATGAAAAACAGCCGGGGCGTCAATTCCCGGCAGGTGTCAAGAACCGGCGCCGGGGGCAGACTGTGATCAAGGGGTACAAACACCGCGCCATAGGAGAAGCAGGCCCAGGCCAGCAGGATCGATTCCAGGTTCAACGATGCCCAGGAACATATTCGGTCGCCCGGTCGCACCCCGGCGGCCCGGAGCCGGGCCGCGATTCTGTCGGTTACCGTGTCAGCCTCGCCATAGGTGATCTTCTCGCCGCTGTCATCGATCAGGAGCGCGGTCCGGTCGGCAAATTTTTCAAAGGCATCGGCGCAAAGTAATTGCAGGGTACTCATACAGTCATTTCCTCAAATATTCTACCGAACTTTATTAATTAAGGCGGGCGGGAGCGGGAGGGGACGCTGGTACTAAAGCAACTTATTGCAGGTAGAGTTCACATTCCGGCAATTCTTCCGACCTTGCCAGGCGATTGACCGCCGAGGTGGTGATCCCGAGAAAACGGGCCACCTCCGCACCGGAATATCCCATCCTGCATACCGCTATCTGAACCAACAACTTCCTGGCACGCACCACATCCCTTTTCCTGCCCCCTGATCGGATTGCGGATGCGTCAATCCCTTCCTTCCCGGAAATCTTTACAAGAAGAGCCGGTAAATCGCTCTTTCCGGAAAACAACCGCAGCGTCTCTTTTTCCTTTTTTTCCGCTTCGGAAAGAATTCGATCGACAAAATCACTCCCGCCCAATATGCGGGCATCGGAACTCGGCTGGCTCTGTCTCGTTCCTTCATATCCCATTGATCTTATAAGTAAATTTGAGTACACAACTTATCTAACATAATAATGTGTTCCTCTTGCCTCTTCTTCTCGAGGTGTTTCCGATCTGCTGTTACTAATGTTCCATCTTCTATTATGGCAATTGCATGAAATATTGAATCATAAATTGAAGGATAGCCACTTTTAGGATGGCCAATTTTGATAATATCAATAGCTCTATTCCATTGTTCTTTAGTTGGTTCAATAAGATTGAGATTATAACGAGTTTGCTTTTCCAACAGTTGAACAATAGAATCTATTGGTAATCGATAGTATTGAGCCGTGGCAATCACCTCATAACGTAACAAATTAGGAGCTAAAAGAGTTAGGTTGCCCCTTGCCGCCTGCTCAAAAAGATACAAGGCTTCTTCCCTTCCATCTTCTTTCAAGTATAACTTATTAAATACCGAAGAATCGACAATATATAAAGGCATCTCATTTTCCTTTCTTGGCCACTTTTTCCTGTCTTGATTTTCTGATTTTTCTTAGCACTTCTGTTGATTCCTCAGAGACATCAAATGGTCTAAAGTTAACCAGAGATTGATATGCTTGCCATTTCTCCTCTTTATTCAGAGCCTCCTTGATCGCCTCAGCGATAAATTTGGAGCGTACTCCCTTGGTCACCTTAGCATAAAATAATTCTGCTACGTCTTCTGGTAATGTCACGGATATTCTTTGCATAATCCTCTCCAAACTGTATTACAGCGAATAATATTTCAGATCATATTTAATATAATATCATTGTGAGTATAAATCAATTGCTGAGATACGGTACTGCCCGAATTATGGGATTATAAGCGCGCCGAGGATACGTAACCGTGACCTCTCCGTTGGGTACTTGTACCGTTCCGCTTGTACGGACAAGGTGGCGATTTGTCTTGATTATTTAGGCGACCAATCCATCAACCCGAAACGGGAGATATTATAGCCAGCGCCGCACCCTATCCCGGTAATTTTGATACTCGCGACCGAAGCGGTCGACGAGGTAGCGCTCCTCCCGGGCTGCGACATGGTTGAAATAGAGAAACAAAAGCGGCAGCAGGAAAAAAAACCAGGCCGTGTTAAAGAGGAGGCCGAGACCGGCGTAGAGGAGGAGCAGGGCGAGACCGAACCGTTAAAGGGGACGCTATTGACTAACCCGGCAAAACCTGTTATGTTTCTTTCTCATTCATATAACGGAAGATAATAAAAGCCGGCAACGCCTTCCAGGCAAAAAAAATAAGTTGATATTTAATTTTGTCGGTCTCGCAACAACCTGCTCGACGGACGTGATTCGTCTTGTAACTTGTTGATTTTATTAGGTGGCATTTGAAGCCTTTCGGGTTGTTACGAGTTCATCAATTTTCAAGATGTGACCCTAACACTTCACCATACCCTGAAGAAACCCCTCGGTACTTTTTAGTAATAATCTCAGGTTGAAAAAAAAATGTACAATAGCCGGATCGTCACCGAAGAGGAAAGCCGAAATGCTCGCAGGAAAGAGCATCATAATGTTTCTTGTCGATTTGATAACGACCCGCATGATTATAAAATCCATGAGCTGTCCGCCCATGGATTTTCTTTTATCTGCAGTAAGGAGGTATCCCACTTCAAGCGCGGCGTAGTGCTGGAAAAAATACACATCACAAATGCCGAGGGAGTGGAAATCATCGTTGCGTCAGGCAAGATTGTTCATTCCACGGAGTTTGATTTTGAGCAGAACCGGTTCGGAGTTCATTATCTGAAAAAAGTCCTTGATCGAACAACTACCGGACAGATCCGGGTACCTCGTCATTTCCCAGAAATAGAGCTTCATGCGTTTTTAAATTTGAGCGGTGAAAAAAACAACGGGCTCCATACCGGTATTGTTAAAGATTTTACTGCCACCACAGCGCGTATAGCATTTGACCATCCTGCAATTGGCGCCAATGTGGGAGGTGAGGTGAGGGTCGTTTTTGAAGCTGAAACCAAAGAACTCTTTCAGGC harbors:
- a CDS encoding type II toxin-antitoxin system VapC family toxin, with the protein product MPLYIVDSSVFNKLYLKEDGREEALYLFEQAARGNLTLLAPNLLRYEVIATAQYYRLPIDSIVQLLEKQTRYNLNLIEPTKEQWNRAIDIIKIGHPKSGYPSIYDSIFHAIAIIEDGTLVTADRKHLEKKRQEEHIIMLDKLCTQIYL
- a CDS encoding ribbon-helix-helix domain-containing protein is translated as MQRISVTLPEDVAELFYAKVTKGVRSKFIAEAIKEALNKEEKWQAYQSLVNFRPFDVSEESTEVLRKIRKSRQEKVAKKGK